In the Drosophila takahashii strain IR98-3 E-12201 chromosome 3R, DtakHiC1v2, whole genome shotgun sequence genome, one interval contains:
- the lovit gene encoding proton-associated sugar transporter A isoform X3, with protein MEKLHDYQGITGRFHQWRDNIKEIYENFQENNSTNLVATVKSQLKGNASANKDFSHVFRTKTRAELIRVSAAVMGIEFSYAAETAFVSPTLLKIGVEHQHMTLVWALSPLVGFFLCPILGSLSDRCKLNMGRRRPFILLLSIGVIIDAVASYGSAFNVGCGTGNKDYFWFQTARR; from the exons ATGGAGAAGCTACATGATTATCAAGGAATAACAGGTCGATTTCATCAATGGAGAGATaacattaaagaaatatacgaaaactttcaagaaaacaattctACAAATTTAGTTGCCACAGTTAAAAGTCAACTTAAAGGTAACGCAAGTGCCAATAAAGACTTTTCCCACGTTTTTAG AACGAAGACAAGAGCAGAATTAATTCGAGTTTCTGCTGCTGTTATGGGTATCGAGTTTTCATACGCAGCCGAAACAGCGTTTGTTTCAccaacacttttaaaaattggagTTGAGCATCAGCATATGACATTGGTGTGGGCATTGTCTCCTTTGGTTGGTTTCTTTCTTTGTCCCATTTTGGGATCTTTATCTGATCGATGCAAACTGAATATGGGACGTCGGCGACCATTTATTCTTCTATTGTCTATAGGAGTCATTATCG ATGCGGTAGCCTCGTATGGAAGCGCTTTCAACGTAGGATGCGGCACTGGTAATAAA